The genomic region GATATGTTCTCCTTAGGTTGGAGTCAGATACATAATCAGATACATAATCAGGTGCTTCCTGTATCTAAGAAATTTTAAACTATTCGGCACATCACTCGCCCAGAAAGAATGAACCTTCAATTTTTGATTCAGACATTAtctaatttaaatataaaaaaaatactcgTACCAAAGACAAAACCAGACTCATATGCATATAGTATTGACTGAGTCAGCTTCCTTACTCAGTATTCAGCGTCAACCAACTTCCATACACAACTTTTAACCTGAAAAATCAGATGAACAAATTCTCATGAACATAAAAGGAAAAGAATATAAATTCATCTCATGAACTacccatgtttttttttttttttttgtatttttttttttttttgtaattttttttttgtatttttttttgtgTGGCTAAAATAACGATTACTATTAAAATCAAAGGGTATTCATCATTAGATGAAACCCCAAACCGATACAAGCAACGAAACCAAACACAACGAATGACTCGGAGAGAGTAAACTGACCAAGACCAACCTAACTAAAATGCTAACTTGAACCGAGTCCTACGAACAAAACAAGTAGAACACCAACCTCAAAAAAGCaacaaaaataagaaaaaaaaaaaaatccaaacacAACCTAGCTAAACAAAGCAATCTAACACTGAAACAATCAAAATAAACGGCTATGAACTACCGTTTTTTGTTGTTCCTTTCGTCTGGCCGAGAAGTCATACCATCCACCTTCTCAATATGAACACCTTTACCTCTTCTCGATTTAAAATTGAATGAGCTAACATCAGATGAGCTACCATTAATAACTGAACCCGGAGCGCACGGAGGGATCAAACCAAGATCCGCTAACGTCATGAACTACCCATGTGACATACTATTAACTTAATAAATTAATAGCGAAAGAACTCTTACAGTATTAATTTCAAACAATTGAACCAGAGATGAGGAGCTAGCTAGCTAGCTAGGCTCTACCAGTCTGGTTTCAACTTAAGTGAATAAAAAGTGTGATCCCATATGCCAAGACTACATGGGCAGTCATCTGTTAGAATCTCCCATTTATCATTATCGATATTCTTGAACTCAATATCTTTTCCGTATGACTTTTTCCTTTCCATCATAACACTTATCATGGGCTTAAGGAAGTCGCAAGATTCTTCCTTAAGAATGTATATGGTTACGTATTTGGGATGGCAAACGGTAATAAGTGCATCAAAAAATGACACATGCCCCTGCAAATTTTCAGGTGTATATGCATAATATGATAGTTGTTGGTTAGTACATGGAACACTGAACCTCACTTCGCGATCCTCATCATCAATGTTCGGAAGCTCATAACTATAACTATTATTGCTTATTTCGATATCAAATTGGCTTGATAGATTGAGTAGTTCCCTCATCGTAATGAAGAAAGAACGATCAACAGGAAGAAACACATCAAGTTCAAGTTTGACATATTCAGGAGGAACATTACTAGATGGAAACACGAGACTAGGCATTGTTCTGCCACTGAAACTAAAATGATGTAAATTTGGAGCATTGACTTGTATAACATTCTTCTTACTTACATGAATTATGAGGGTCAGTATTTTCAACGAATAACTTGTAAAATCCCACCTTTCCGAAGTCCAATCCCGAATTACAAGGTCCAAAATCTCGAGAGAAGGTAATTTTGATTTGATCATGTCAAGAAATTCGACGTCTAGGGTCACACCATCTAATGATAATTTAGTCACACTCGTTAATGAAGCCATGTTGAATGTTTTTATAGGTTGAGTCGTAGATAACCGCACGCAGTAGTCAAACAAGCGAAGATTAGGGACATCATCAATTTTCAAAACATCAAATGGTACAACTGTTATTAACTTCAGTTCTTGAagataacaaagatttcttaaatGTCTCCATATCAGAGTGAACTGTAAGGTCTATCTTCTCGAGTAATATACAAGTCAAGAATAAGGTATCAAGTACCTCTTCACTTATTTCCACATTTTCCAACTCGAGTACCCGTAGGTTCACACAGTTGATCACTGGATTGAGACTCACTGAGATGTTTTCAATCGGATCGAAATGATAATCTTGTAAAGACAGAGTATGTAGGTTTTTCCCTGAGAATATCTCGTCCGGAAGTATTAATTTACTATCAGATTCATTATGACAGATAGTAATGGTAAGATGCTTGAAACAACTTTGGGATGCTACGTTTGGAATCCATTTAAAAGCAAGAGAAGCCAACTTCATGTCAGTTAGTTCGAGATCAAAACTTTGGATTGGTATGTTGTCTTTTACATACTTAGACATGGTGCGATCCATAAACTTGATGTAActtctttctttttcttcattACGAAACTTTGAGGTTACATGAAATCTGAGATGAGGGATGGTAGACCAAGCGTGTGACCAAGTCTTGGATAACACACATGTACGAGCCGCTTCTTTTACTGGCAACAACAATTGTATATGCTGAATCAACTCCACCGGGAGATCACCGGGTTGTGATCTCTGCACTTCCTCCATATATAAAGTTATGAATGCTGAAGGAATACAACAAATTGAGTATTCATAATATATGTATTACAAAGCAATGATTATAAAGTAACAAAGAATGGTTAAGATATAGGGTTTCTAGGTTACGGAGTTCGTTGACTGTAAATTACAGCTAATTTTGGTGTGTTTTGGACTGAATTAAGTTGCGCAATACTACTGGATAAGTGTAGTATCGTGCGTATTGGGAAATCAGAAACATGGTGGTGTTTTTGAACGATTTGGATGTTCACTAGATAAGTAAAAGTCTACTATACCCTTAATATATGCATATAAGACGAAAGGATAagtaaaatgtaaagggtaaaacaaGAAAGCTAACAAAAAGTACATGTGACAATCACTTGTTCTTAAATTGTGtgatttttgtctggggacaataaaATTGGGAAGGAGAGAGTAATATTTAATCATAGTATCCACATCAATCATAATCATCTTGATCGTAATCCTAAATCCTAATCTTaaccatattaatagtttatagttTATCACTATAATATTATGATACAATCTGGAATCTGCTACAAATATAATGTTATAAACTATTTGGGATTTTGCCTTTCTGGCACACTCTTCTTGTTAGTGTAACATTTTTTATAATAAATCAAGATACTAAAGTTAAATAAAATAATGCTTGAATTAACAGCTTCTAACATTAAGATCTGAAGTTTCAAATGATTGCATCTGACAAGTAATTCCTAAACAACAATTAGCCAGAGTTTGCAAGTAACAGATATAAACAATCTATTTGGCagaatatgataaaaaaaaaaaaaaattacaatcgaATTTGCACTTAAATTACACCAAGCAGAAAATTAATGTCTTTGCAAAAAAGAAAATACTAATGGCAACAGTACTGTTCACTATTATTTCTTCAATGCAAAAAGGAAACGAGATCAATTACtacaatgcaattaaatacaattttCAATATCAATTTGTTAGCCAGGATATGCTTTCATTCATACGGTTTATGATACGGTCTATTCGAGTCGACCACTAACTTCGATGATAAAGCGGATTGGAGATGGCTAATCTCCTAAGAAAATAGACTTGTGGAAAAGAGACTTTGAACTAACCAAATAATTCATTCATCATATCATTCAAATGATGCAAAGTACAAATTTATACTAGTGCTATAATAACTACTACTTCGTACTTGCTACGTGACTACCGATAAATGTTGATAACTACTCATGCTACGTGACTACAAAATAAAGTGCTAAACTGCTATCCTAATTAAATAAGAGAACATGGAGTATTTAATTAAATCATGCATGCTAGATATTGTAGTTAGTGGGTCATATGGCTGACCAAATTCCCAACTCACGTACACCCATAATTCAAAGCACGTTCCACATATTCACACCGTATCAGTTTACACCAAACTTTTACAAACACCATTTATGGTACTCCTGATTTactgaaataattttttttttttaatcttattcTGACCCACATTATCAACAACAGCTGTTAATCTTTCTTACACAATAGAAACTTTCTTACAATCGAATTTGCAAACATACTTTAATTAAATTGAAAAATAACAACTGATGATATAGAACCCTAAATTCAAATATAATTTAGGCAAAACAAATTGGTGACAAAACCCTAAGTTAATTTCAAATTAAAATCGCACCTGGTAAAAAAATTGGAAGAGTTGAGCTGAATATGAAAGTTCCTTTGTTAAACACTTCACCCTAGCTTCAACTTCTCGTTCTGATTATGGTACGTATCTTTACCCTCGCTTCAATTTCTCGTTGTGATTAGGTTTTCAATTTTGAGCTTTTGAACGTACGACACTACGAACTGTTTATTTGTGAACCCTATTTTTGGACCCAAACAGGTTTGGTAAGGACTTGTTGGGCTCAAATGAGTTGTTGGACTATTTAAAATATTTAAACTCAAACATATGTATAGGTAAATTTGTCAAAATACCCATGAATTTCAAAGTGTTTAACGATATGCCCTGATTTTTCGTAATTAACTATATGCCCTGATTTTGGTGTAAAAAAGAGAGATTTATGTAGAGTTTCAGCTATCAAAATTATATATCGTTTTCATTTGTCAAGTATTTTCATACGATTAGTATTGTTACAAAATTTGTCACATGTATCAAATTAGATTATAAGTTCTCAAATTTTTTAAGCATTTACAAGATTATTTGTAAATGCTTAACAAAGAAGAACTACATGACATACAAAAGATCACATGacctaattttaaaattttggatGATTGAGTGTACATATATAGGATTTGGATTTCCTCGGGCTATACAAACAGAACTCTCGGGTTACAAATTGTCAAATCTTATTTTCTTTAAAGAACCGATCTTCTCGTGATTAAGATAACTGTCAAATGGCCCAAGTGAAAAACTGAACTTGAAATGGCTCAAAACAATTCAGAGGTAACCCGAGATCCACTAATCACATGGTAACACACTTTTAGATACAATCGAATGGTAACGTGAGCCATAACGACCTTACACGAACTGAAGTATCACATTACTAAATAACCAACgtatcaaattactaaaatacatcCTTGTGTATAAACCCCGTACTAATAAAATAATTTACAAATCAATATGAATAGACTTGACATACTTTTTACATTATCTAAACTAATtacaaatttttttattaaaaatttcgCGAAATCGTGGGTTATAAACTAGTTTATTATCTAAAGAAAAAATCATTTTATTTTTTCCCCTTCTCAAAGATTTCCTTGACTCTCTTTtctataatctgttattaaataaattacttCTAATCCACAGTCTAGCCCAACTACAAAAATTACTAACTCAGGCCTACAATCTGACCCAACTTCTGGTCAGGCCCAACCGTCAACACCACCAAATCTGGCCACTAGCACAATCCGAATCAACGCCATCAAACGATTTCATGGCCTCTCCTACGGGCTCTCCTACGGGCTGTTATTTAGTGTTTGTTGACTTTAATTCGGTGACGGTGAGATATGATGGAGAAAGATATGTTCGGATTTTTGCTCTAATGATTGATGGTACTATGATGTCTCGTTTAGACcggatttttattaatcaaaatgtTGTAGACCGTATTCATGATTTGAAAGCTAAACCTTTATTACTTGCATCTTCTTTGAAAgctaaacctttattacttacatctTCTTTTTGTCAGGACCAAGCAACCATTACAGTCACTACGACGAATCCATTCGGGCATCGCATGTGGTAGAACCCCCTCTTGGTACTTCCTCGTGTATTTGAGATAACAAAGACGAATTTATGTTCATTGCAACCAATTAATTAGTGTCATTAAGCTTAGTCTTTCGAAGTTCGTTTCCAGCTAGGATCAAACTATTTGGCACATCACTCACCCAGAAAGAATGAACCTTCAGTTTTTGATTTAGTCATCAATCATCAAAGTCTAACTAACTCTAACGctaatttaaatattaaatataataataaattcacAAGACGAAACCAGACACATATGCATATAGTATTGAAACGAGTCAGACTTATTAGTTCTTAAGACCTATGGGTTATCAACCAACTTCCATACACAACTATTAACATGAAATATATCAGATGATCAATATTTTCTTCTCAGACAACTCTATTATAAAAACATAAAAGGAAAAATAATACAACTTCATATCATGAATTTCTCAGGTAACTCTATTAAACAAAAACATAAAAGGAAAAATAATATAAATTCATATCATGAACTACCCATGTCACATTGTCAAATAATATTCATTAAACCCCTAGTAGCTCTATTCGCCTTCCATATCCTAACAAATATGGAAAAAAGTTACGGTACAAAAAAAAAACATTAACTTAATAAATTAATTCCCAAAGAACTCTTACAGTATTAAATTCAAGCAATTGAACCAGAGATGAGTAGCTAGCTAGGCTCTACCAGTTTGGTTTCAACTCAACTGAATAGAATGAGTAAGACGATATGTCAAGAATAGTACTCGTGAAAGAATCTGTTAGAATCTCCCATTTTCTATTACCAGGATTCTTGAACTCGATATCTTTTCGGTCAGACGTTTTCTTTGCCATCATTCCACTTATCACGGGCTTGAAGAAGTCACAAAAATATTTCTCAGAACTATTTAAGTTGAGAATGTATATGGTTATGTATTGGGGATGGCAAAGCGTAATAAGTGCATCAAACGATGACAGATTCCCCTGCAGATTTAAATCTGAATATGCATAATATGATAATCGTTGCACGTTAGTAGATGGAACTGTGAACCTTATTTCACGATCGTCATTATCAATGTTCGTCGGCGCAGCACTAATATTGCTTATTATGATATCAAATTTGGTTGATAAATTGAGTAGGTCCCTCATCCTTAGGAAGAAAGAATGATCAACATGATGCCACAAAACTAGGTTAAGCTTGATATATTCAGGAACATTACTAAATGGAAACACGAGACTAGGTATTGTTCTGCCACTGAAACTAAAATGATGTAAATTAGGTGCATTAACTTGTATATCAATCTTCTGACTTACAAGAAATACGAGGGTCAGTCTTTTCAACGAAGAACTTGTAAATTCCCACCTTTCCAAAGTCCAATCCCGAAATACAAGGTCCAAAATCTCAagagaatgtaatttcgatttgaTCATGTCAAGAAATTCGACGTCTATGGTCACACCATGTAATGATAATTTAGTCACGCTCGTTAATGAGGTCATGTTGAATGTCTTTATAGGTTGAGTCGCAGATAACCGCACGAAGTAGTCAAACAAGCGAAGATTAGGGACATCATCAATTTTCAAAACATCAAATGGTACTTCTGTCCTTAACTTAAGTTCTTGAAGATAACGAAGATTTCTTACCTTAAAAGTCTTTATATCATAGCGAAATGAAAGGTGTATTTTCTCGAGTAATATACAAGTCGAGAATAAGGTATCAAGTACATCTTCATTTATCTCCACATTTTCCAACTAGAGTACCCGTAAGTTCACACAGTTGATCACAGGATTGCGACTCACCTTTTCAATCGGtgataaacgaatatcacttaaagACAGAGTATGTAGGTTTTTCCCAGAGAGTATCTCATCCGGAAGTATTAAATCACTATCAGATTCGATACGGATGGAAAGCTCCTTGAGACAACTTTGGGCAGCTACTTTTGGAATCCATTTATTAGCAACAGAAGCCAACTTGTTGTCTAGTCTCAGATCAAAACTTTCGATTGGTATGTTGTGTTGGACATACTTAGAAATGGTGTGATCCATAAACTGAATGTAATCTCTATGTTTTTCTTCGTTACAAAACTTTGAGGTTACATTAAACTTGAGATGAGGGATGGTAGACCAAGCGTGCGACCAAGTCTTGGACAATACACACGTACGAGCCGCTTCTTTTACCGGCAATAACGATTGTATACAGTGAATCAACTCCACCGGAATATCGCCAGATTGTGATCTTCTCTGCAGTTCTTCCATATATAGTTATGAATGCTGAAGGAATACAACAAACTGACAaattcataatatataatataatatatgtgcTTCAAAGCaatgatataatttaaaaaaaaaacaaaaacaaaaaaaaaactctggtttttgttaaaaaaaaataaaaataaataaataaattaaaaaataaagGTTAAGGTAAAACAAGTTTATAGCAGCAAGACATATCTGGAAACAATTATTTCAAAAAATCAAAAAAGTTAGGGTTTTTAGGTTACGGAGTTCGTTGACAATGATTGATGAAATTACAGCTAGTGTTCTGGACTGAATTACAGCTAATTAGGATTTTTAGTATCGTGCGGATTGCGAAATCAGAAACATGGTGGTGTTTTTGTACGATTTGTAAGTTCACAGGAAAAAATCACCGAAACAATTTGTCACCGAACTTACATTGCCCACAAACTTTAAGCAGAGAAGAAGAAGCAGAACAAGAGACTAAAGAACGTACCTGGTTGATTTTTGTTTCTCGTTGTTGATTAGTTCCACGCAATCAATTCTTCCTCTCCCAGATACAATTATTTACGAGCCCTAAATTTTTGAAGCTCTAATTTTTTGTTGAAAGGAATAGTTACGTGACCTACTTTTGGTTTTTAGTGGACTTAAAAGGAATTTGTGGACTGAATTAACTTGGTTATTGGGCTCAAGTTTAGTTGGGCTGTGAAAAATAAATGGAAATATAAATTTAGTAATACTAATGGTTAGAATCAGACAAAAACATCATTGCTACTGAAATACTCTATTTCGATATAATCATTGCTATTGAAATACTTTATGTCGCTATAGCTCATGTTACACTAGTTCAAATGTTATTGCAACTTTCATATAGTCATTCAAGCATTTAATCAAATAGTTGGTGTGCAAAACCAAATCATCATTCAATTAATACGTCCGTATACCTCAAAATACCTCAAATACTCCGTAGAAGCAATAAGTAACTGATAATTGAGATAAAACAAAAATCAAAACCAAACACTGTTTACCTCTATATTACCACGCCAGGTATCAACCACCAACAACTGAAATGAGTAAAAAAAACAACGGAAGCCAGAAAACAGAAAAAAGCATTAATAAACTGAAAATAGAAGGTCACTGGAGTATAAAGGAAACGGAATTAGCAAAAAGTTCAGAGCAACAAAGCAGGTAGTCCCAGCAGCAAATAGGAGAGTAATAATTTTTATTgatttgatatatatgaatataagaaGACTGAAAAGGTTATATCTGTGGCTGAAACATTAGGGAAGagttgaatgtaatatattgtctACTTTTGTCCAATTAAATAAAGTTGAACCGTATacacttaaggctatatttttgtcattttacttttTTTCTTTGCGCGTGAAAGCTGGTAGCTCTtaactttttaaatatttttcagtGTTTGCATTCTGATACCATCAATCACGCCCAAAAAAACCCGGCCATCACGCCGCGTTGTAGGCATGCTGGAGGCGTTTTGTTAATCCCAGTTTTAGTTGTTTCATTCCATTCTTAAGGAAACCATTTTTATATTTTTCCCTTGCCAAATTTACAATAATAGCTATAGCTGCTCATTTGATCGACAATGATCTTTGATTATAATTATAACTGCATTTTCTAGTTCAAACAGGGTTATGTAAAAATAGAAACAAAAATCATAATTGCCCGTTTGGCAATACATAAGCCGATGTGTAACCCATTTTATGAAAAGAAGTAAGGTAGTAGTTAACTCCAAAATTAAGCTAAAATTAAGCAGTCAGCGGAAAAATGTTGATTAAGATGTACCCTAAAGTTGCACAACTAATGAAAATAAGTAACAGGCTTATAATAATCAGAGGCCTAAGATGTTAAGATACATACCGAGCAAGATTAATGATGGAAGTTTGTCAATTGCTCTCAATGATGGAAGTTTGTCAGTTGCTATTTAGCAAATTCTTATATGCTACTGTACTGTATTTAACTGGCTTTATATATtagtcaaatattattattattataattattattattatattatcatccaTACAAAAACAGAGGCTGAGAAGTGAAAAAGGATATCTTTTTTGGACTTCTAACAAAGATCAAGTGTAGTACACGTTGTTATCAGCTAAAAGAACTTAAAATATATAGAACCTAGTAAGTCATAAAGTTGGATAAGCCATAAAGATTGATACTTAACATATACTGCTTCTAGAAGGTTAACTAACTTAAGCATAGCTAGATAAACTACATCTGTATGTTAAACTTCATCTGCTTAACTATGGGCTATTTAGACAAGTGAGTGGCGTTAAAACCTGGAAACGGTAAAAATGATTACTACAAATACACAGAAAAATAAGTGTAGAAGTATCTTGTTTTTAGGTCTATGATGAAACCCGCTACTTTAAAAGCTAGGTTTGGAGATTCAAACGGAAAAATATATTGATTACCAGAACAAATTATTCCTAAATTCTAGTTAATGAATCAACATcactttaataaaaaaaaattcatgaTCAAGTGTGGACTGTGGTATCTTTCCTCGTTTCACATTTTCATTACATATGAAATAGCTAGCTCTCGATTATATATACAACTAATACTTCAAAACATGTCCCTTTATATAGAAAAATCAGCAAAGACTGATTTTTGTTCACCGGAACCAATTAGTCTTGTTGAGTTTAGGTTTTCCGAGATAGGAGCAAACTATCTAGTGCATTCCTCATCACAAGTAAAGTGAAGCTCATGTTCATGGCTGAGTGTTTATGATTTAGTAAAAGTTTACATGCTAGTACTTCCTTCATCCTTTGGAAATATCAAGTGTAGTCTCTGTTTAATATCTGATTGGTGAGTCATCGGCTCACTCAatgttaatcttattatttttctcGGGAAATTAAAGGTCCATCACAATAACAGGCTAATTATTATTAGCTGTATCATATCTATAAAAGATTATGATAGGATTTGTAAAgattgtaatattatattattagctgTATCATATCTATAAAAGATTATGATAGGATTTGTAAAGATTGTAATCCCTGAAAATCAGGGTGTTAGTTAGGCTTCATGGTGTATATATACATACGAGAGTGTTCAATGAAAAGCAAGCAATTTTACCTTCTATTATGGTATCAGCAGCTTAATACCGTGCAAATTACATCTCAAATTAATCTTCCTTTCTTCTTATTCTGCAATCATCCATACTCACCCTCTGTATTCTCTTTATCTCTTAAACATGTCAACCGATCCTCTCAAACTTGCTGCTCAACCCATCAACCAAATCCAACACTCTGTTCCCTTCAAACTGGACCTGGATACTAGCAAATACAATTCCTGGTCCGAACTATTTAAAATCCATTGTCGTGCACATGACGTCCTTGATCACCTTACTTCTGAAACACCACCAGCCTCTTCATCCAAAGGCAAAGACACAG from Rutidosis leptorrhynchoides isolate AG116_Rl617_1_P2 chromosome 9, CSIRO_AGI_Rlap_v1, whole genome shotgun sequence harbors:
- the LOC139867892 gene encoding putative F-box/LRR-repeat protein At5g41840, which translates into the protein MEEVQRSQPGDLPVELIQHIQLLLPVKEAARTCVLSKTWSHAWSTIPHLRFHVTSKFRNEEKERSYIKFMDRTMSKYVKDNIPIQSFDLELTDMKLASLAFKWIPNVASQSCFKHLTITICHNESDSKLILPDEIFSGKNLHTLSLQDYHFDPIENISVSLNPVINCVNLRVLELENVEISEEVLDTLFLTCILLEKIDLTVHSDMETFKKSLLSSRTEVNNSCTI